One window of Candidatus Nitrospira kreftii genomic DNA carries:
- a CDS encoding hypothetical protein (conserved membrane protein of unknown function) produces the protein MSQQQNAQPTHKDLRQFGLIVGGVFSVIGVWPVVFRGESLRLWAIVLGSVLVVLGAIVPQSLKQVHQGWMKIGHVLGAINTRIILGIIYYLLITPMGIVMRLMGKDPMHRAVRENVETYRVVRAARSRHHMRNQF, from the coding sequence ATGAGCCAACAACAAAACGCACAGCCTACACACAAGGACTTAAGACAGTTCGGGCTTATCGTGGGCGGAGTATTCTCGGTGATCGGTGTATGGCCTGTCGTATTCCGAGGCGAGTCGCTCCGTCTTTGGGCGATAGTGCTCGGCAGCGTGCTCGTTGTCTTGGGGGCAATTGTTCCGCAGAGCCTGAAGCAGGTTCACCAGGGGTGGATGAAGATCGGTCATGTATTGGGCGCAATCAACACGAGGATCATCCTCGGAATTATATATTATCTTCTCATTACGCCAATGGGGATCGTCATGCGGCTGATGGGCAAAGATCCCATGCATCGGGCTGTTAGAGAGAATGTTGAGACCTATCGTGTCGTCCGAGCCGCTCGGTCGCGCCACCACATGCGCAATCAGTTTTAG
- a CDS encoding transposase, which translates to MIDRTHALPVARPCQLLELARSTAYYQPNPVSDAALALMRRIDELQLQYPFAAAPMLRDLLCQEGHAIGRRQVVTLMRRMGITALYRNPRTSQRHPAYQIYPYLLRQLTITRPNHVWATDTTYIPMRRGVVYLCAILDWASRRVLSWRLSNTVTSGFCVEAVQEAVTRYGPPEIFNTDQDCQFTSQEFTGLLHTHGIQISMDGTGGWRDNVFVERWWRSLKYEEVYLHAYETIHDAQQGVTRYMTFYNQSRPHRALDGRTPDRVYYDHLPAPADCHAGIIGQAPLMNGKMLSKEAEPPLFSKCLLDAGSLRSKVYSSISFSQGNRCRTRLS; encoded by the coding sequence ATGATCGATCGAACCCACGCGTTACCGGTGGCGCGACCGTGTCAGTTGCTAGAGCTGGCCCGGTCCACCGCGTACTATCAGCCCAATCCAGTTTCGGATGCGGCCCTGGCGCTGATGCGGCGGATTGACGAATTGCAACTGCAGTATCCGTTTGCGGCTGCCCCCATGCTGCGGGATTTGTTATGCCAGGAAGGCCATGCCATTGGGCGACGACAGGTGGTCACCCTGATGAGGCGAATGGGCATCACGGCGCTCTATCGGAATCCGAGGACCAGCCAGCGGCATCCTGCCTATCAGATTTATCCTTACTTGCTGCGTCAGCTGACGATCACGCGACCGAATCATGTGTGGGCCACCGATACCACCTACATTCCGATGCGGCGCGGGGTTGTGTATCTCTGTGCGATCCTCGATTGGGCGAGTCGCCGGGTGTTGTCCTGGCGGCTGTCCAACACGGTGACGAGCGGCTTCTGCGTGGAGGCAGTGCAGGAGGCCGTCACCCGGTATGGCCCCCCAGAGATCTTCAACACGGATCAAGACTGTCAGTTCACCAGCCAGGAATTCACCGGGCTTCTGCATACTCATGGGATTCAGATCAGCATGGATGGGACCGGAGGGTGGCGCGACAACGTCTTCGTCGAACGGTGGTGGCGGAGCCTCAAGTATGAGGAGGTCTATCTTCATGCCTACGAGACCATCCACGACGCCCAGCAGGGCGTGACGCGCTACATGACCTTCTATAATCAGAGCAGGCCGCATCGCGCACTTGACGGACGCACGCCCGATCGCGTGTATTATGACCATCTGCCTGCACCGGCCGACTGCCACGCAGGTATTATCGGCCAGGCGCCACTTATGAACGGAAAGATGCTGTCCAAAGAAGCGGAGCCACCTCTCTTTTCAAAGTGTCTGCTTGACGCGGGGAGCTTACGCAGCAAGGTATACAGCTCCATTTCGTTCAGCCAGGGAAACCGGTGCAGAACGCGCTTATCGTGA
- a CDS encoding hypothetical protein (conserved membrane protein of unknown function) has product MKQASNQRTKKIVIGLTVVLFILGYMLVAKAGISDARQLFGFLIASYLVVWGGYALVTAIPREEIRNQFVLTTFSLGMALAMLELPVALKLINYRTIFAITDGFDWEHPAYLPDLELLYKPKPHQTLKMQVHRGNIGEVLCLPPHPEEPFDLIYDKNGFRNEEDLTSADIAVIGDSYVESQMMPGSLLATTRLAELTKLTVANLGQSGYGPQQELVVLKRHGLSLRPKTVVWVFYEGNDLLDARAYANQVASLKATWGRVDSFWYRSFTKNSLAWMTRSLRTCVPNQNEKPQAARTTVLDSEGNKHKLYVKGRSVSITLTKQELDDLQKTVSVLEEAHRLVQEEGARLMVVFAPVAYRVYHEITDFEGVGGGATRWDVNDLPDRLRGIVAEISSDIDYLDLTPALRSAARNNTMVFLDDDTHWTAEGHRVVAEALAEALTARKKSYAKLPMHERSKKPTVRVEDVLLVRNLDGTIRYWSKGAQKLYGWEPHEVLGEVSHQLLKTVFPIPIEVIEEELRVKGHWEGRLVHERRDGSKVAVASQWDLQQNPKSPDQSITIVEVSSQTDS; this is encoded by the coding sequence ATGAAACAAGCCTCCAATCAGCGTACGAAGAAAATTGTGATTGGCCTGACGGTGGTGTTGTTCATCCTCGGCTATATGCTCGTGGCAAAGGCCGGTATTTCCGATGCTCGGCAACTGTTCGGTTTTCTCATCGCTTCATATCTTGTGGTATGGGGAGGCTATGCGCTGGTGACGGCGATTCCACGTGAAGAGATCAGGAACCAGTTTGTTCTGACCACGTTTTCGCTCGGTATGGCGTTAGCGATGCTTGAGTTACCTGTCGCGTTGAAGCTGATCAATTACCGGACCATCTTTGCGATCACCGATGGGTTTGACTGGGAACATCCCGCATATCTTCCCGATCTGGAACTCTTGTACAAGCCCAAGCCGCATCAGACTCTCAAGATGCAGGTTCATCGAGGAAACATCGGTGAGGTGCTCTGTCTTCCGCCCCACCCTGAGGAACCGTTCGACCTGATCTATGATAAGAATGGATTCCGGAATGAAGAAGATCTTACGAGCGCCGACATTGCCGTCATCGGTGATTCGTATGTCGAGTCTCAAATGATGCCAGGATCACTGTTGGCGACTACTCGACTGGCGGAACTCACCAAACTGACGGTGGCCAATCTTGGGCAATCGGGTTATGGCCCTCAGCAGGAACTGGTGGTGCTCAAGCGTCACGGGCTGTCTCTTCGACCCAAGACCGTCGTCTGGGTGTTCTATGAGGGGAATGATCTCCTTGATGCTCGGGCCTATGCCAACCAGGTGGCCTCTCTGAAGGCCACCTGGGGTCGTGTGGATAGTTTCTGGTACCGATCCTTTACCAAGAATTCCTTAGCGTGGATGACGCGGTCTCTTCGGACATGCGTTCCCAATCAGAATGAGAAGCCTCAAGCGGCACGTACCACCGTCCTGGACTCTGAAGGGAACAAGCACAAGTTGTATGTCAAAGGACGATCTGTTTCGATAACGCTGACCAAGCAAGAGCTGGATGACCTTCAAAAGACAGTATCCGTTCTCGAGGAAGCACATCGCCTCGTACAGGAAGAAGGGGCACGTCTCATGGTCGTGTTCGCTCCGGTCGCCTACCGTGTGTATCACGAAATCACTGACTTCGAAGGAGTTGGGGGAGGAGCGACGCGATGGGATGTGAACGATCTCCCCGATCGCCTCCGCGGTATCGTCGCCGAAATCTCTTCCGACATCGACTATCTTGATCTTACGCCGGCGCTTCGGTCAGCTGCACGCAATAACACCATGGTGTTCCTAGATGACGATACCCATTGGACGGCTGAAGGGCATCGGGTTGTTGCAGAGGCATTGGCCGAAGCGCTGACAGCTAGAAAGAAATCTTATGCAAAGCTGCCAATGCACGAGAGATCGAAGAAACCGACTGTTCGTGTCGAAGATGTGCTTCTGGTCAGGAATCTAGACGGGACAATCCGGTACTGGAGTAAAGGGGCACAAAAACTATACGGGTGGGAACCGCATGAAGTACTGGGAGAGGTATCGCATCAATTGTTGAAGACGGTGTTTCCAATACCGATTGAGGTGATCGAAGAAGAGCTTCGAGTGAAGGGTCATTGGGAAGGTCGTCTCGTCCATGAGCGGCGTGATGGATCCAAGGTTGCTGTGGCGAGTCAATGGGACCTACAGCAGAATCCAAAGTCTCCAGATCAGTCTATTACGATCGTCGAAGTCAGCAGTCAGACTGATTCCTAA
- a CDS encoding Pleiotropic regulatory protein: MGVPLLDLSAHHEPLEQEILGALEHVFRSHAFILGPEVGRLEERVAAYCQTMYAVGVTSGTDALLIALMALGIGPGDEVITTPYSFFATAGAVVRLGAKPVLVDIDPVTYNIASSKIYSAVTSKTKAIIPVHLYGQCADMGPIMDLAKRHNFSVIEDAAQAIGSEYRDGRRACSMGTIGCLSFFPSKNLGCLGDGGMVVTNNPDLAEQMRVLRVHGSKPKYYHKLIGGNFRLDTIQAAVLNVKLNYLDGWTKKRQENADRYETLFQQSSLLQRGNVRLPESIYRPSGAKHYHIYNQFVLRVERRDDLMAHLKQKEIGAEVYYPVPFHLQECFRYLGYKQGDFPESERAARETLAIPIYPELTSEQQAEVVEAVADFYR; encoded by the coding sequence ATGGGCGTTCCGTTACTTGATCTCAGCGCGCATCACGAGCCGCTTGAGCAGGAAATCCTGGGGGCATTGGAGCACGTTTTCCGGAGTCACGCCTTTATCCTTGGGCCGGAGGTGGGTCGGTTGGAAGAACGGGTGGCAGCGTATTGCCAGACCATGTACGCGGTCGGCGTGACATCGGGGACCGATGCACTCTTGATCGCTCTCATGGCCCTGGGTATCGGTCCTGGAGATGAGGTCATTACCACGCCTTACTCTTTCTTTGCGACGGCAGGGGCCGTGGTCCGGCTTGGCGCGAAGCCGGTGCTTGTCGATATTGATCCTGTAACCTACAACATCGCCTCTTCAAAAATCTATTCGGCGGTGACATCTAAAACCAAAGCCATTATTCCGGTCCATCTCTACGGGCAATGCGCAGACATGGGGCCGATCATGGACCTTGCGAAACGCCACAATTTCAGTGTGATCGAGGATGCAGCACAGGCCATTGGTTCTGAATATCGTGATGGCCGACGAGCCTGCAGCATGGGCACCATCGGCTGTTTGTCGTTTTTCCCGAGCAAGAATCTGGGCTGCTTAGGGGATGGCGGGATGGTGGTGACCAACAATCCCGATCTTGCGGAGCAGATGCGAGTCTTGAGAGTCCACGGGAGCAAGCCCAAGTACTACCATAAGCTGATTGGTGGGAATTTCCGGCTCGATACGATTCAAGCAGCCGTTCTCAACGTCAAGCTGAACTATTTGGATGGGTGGACCAAGAAGCGCCAAGAGAATGCCGACCGATACGAGACACTTTTTCAGCAGTCCTCTCTCCTGCAAAGAGGCAACGTTCGGTTACCGGAATCGATTTATCGACCTTCTGGCGCCAAGCATTATCACATCTACAATCAATTCGTGCTCCGAGTAGAGCGGCGAGACGATTTGATGGCACATCTCAAGCAGAAAGAGATCGGGGCGGAAGTCTACTACCCGGTTCCATTCCATTTACAGGAGTGCTTTCGATATCTGGGGTACAAACAGGGTGACTTCCCTGAATCCGAAAGGGCGGCCAGAGAAACGCTGGCTATCCCGATCTACCCAGAGTTGACGTCGGAACAGCAAGCAGAGGTGGTCGAGGCAGTAGCTGACTTTTACAGATAG
- a CDS encoding hypothetical protein (conserved protein of unknown function), translating into MELWAFMKERKKFWLLPILVVLLLFGTLIVLTQGSAVAPFIYTLF; encoded by the coding sequence ATGGAATTGTGGGCCTTTATGAAGGAGCGGAAGAAATTTTGGTTATTGCCGATTCTTGTTGTTCTGCTCTTGTTCGGAACGCTGATTGTGCTGACCCAAGGTTCGGCGGTCGCTCCTTTCATCTACACATTATTTTAG
- a CDS encoding hypothetical protein (conserved protein of unknown function): protein MPETMKFSTPVISIDVEDWPQSTWDRNLPITERAVQNTRYLLRLLREAEVRTTMFVLGKLAERFPEVVKEIHADGHEVACHGYGHLEVGRQSPDEFLEDVRRAKDLLEQIIGKPIQGYRAPDFSIVRETLWALDMLVVAGFEYDSSIVPARLPRYGIAGWPGLPVRVQLSHGMSILEAPLATFRAFGKNWPVGGGGYHRLLPGIASRYFARRIMTEAPFVFYCHPYEFDVHELSEISISVPPTTRFYQGGGRRWFEQRFLNFLRCFGGQPMGEMLSSQVWADFQVCNLVSSSS, encoded by the coding sequence ATGCCTGAAACAATGAAGTTCAGTACCCCAGTCATTTCTATTGATGTAGAAGATTGGCCGCAGTCTACCTGGGATCGGAATCTTCCAATCACGGAGCGGGCCGTTCAGAATACGAGATATCTCCTCCGTCTTCTGCGCGAGGCGGAAGTGCGGACCACGATGTTTGTACTGGGCAAGTTAGCTGAACGTTTTCCCGAGGTTGTTAAAGAAATTCATGCTGATGGCCATGAGGTGGCATGTCATGGCTATGGACATCTGGAAGTCGGTCGGCAGTCTCCTGACGAGTTTTTGGAGGATGTCCGTCGCGCTAAAGACTTGCTCGAGCAGATCATCGGAAAGCCGATTCAAGGATATAGAGCCCCCGATTTTTCAATAGTGCGGGAGACACTCTGGGCTCTCGATATGCTTGTAGTGGCAGGATTTGAGTATGATTCCAGCATCGTACCGGCGCGACTTCCTCGGTATGGGATCGCCGGTTGGCCAGGCCTCCCGGTTCGGGTTCAACTGAGTCATGGGATGAGTATTTTAGAGGCTCCGCTGGCCACGTTTCGCGCATTCGGCAAAAATTGGCCTGTAGGGGGAGGAGGGTACCATAGATTGTTGCCAGGCATTGCGAGTCGATATTTTGCACGACGGATCATGACGGAAGCTCCGTTCGTATTTTACTGTCATCCGTATGAGTTTGATGTACATGAGCTGAGCGAGATCTCGATTTCTGTTCCACCCACTACGAGATTTTACCAGGGGGGGGGGCGGAGGTGGTTTGAGCAGCGATTTCTGAATTTTCTCAGGTGCTTTGGTGGACAACCTATGGGGGAAATGCTTTCTTCGCAGGTATGGGCTGACTTTCAAGTCTGCAATCTAGTATCGTCTTCTTCGTAG
- a CDS encoding hypothetical protein (conserved protein of unknown function) encodes MLRSWTLTQYGVSGRIMRTVYLLFSVAIVLPLVGCGASGDGGPAISSLSAPTDATEGTTSDVDTDSQDTESVGQEDSISQLPPDETAGLTSDAADALTPPSEEDPMITMTPTETGVTARLTWDHSPDTDVAGYYVYYGKQPSGEPGSCSPYEESHSVEAPPATITGLEPNTPYFFAISAYNEAESPCSIEIMMVTPPVKS; translated from the coding sequence ATGCTGAGAAGCTGGACTTTGACCCAATACGGCGTCAGTGGGCGGATTATGCGAACGGTTTACTTACTATTTTCGGTCGCTATCGTGCTTCCGCTAGTCGGCTGCGGAGCCAGCGGAGACGGAGGCCCGGCAATTTCCAGCCTGTCAGCGCCGACTGATGCCACGGAAGGCACGACCTCAGATGTGGACACTGATTCCCAGGACACAGAGTCGGTTGGACAAGAAGACTCAATATCTCAACTGCCCCCGGATGAGACGGCGGGTTTAACCTCGGACGCGGCAGATGCTCTTACTCCTCCCTCGGAGGAAGACCCGATGATTACCATGACACCGACGGAAACGGGAGTGACGGCTCGCTTGACCTGGGATCACTCTCCGGACACTGACGTGGCTGGTTACTATGTTTATTATGGGAAACAACCGTCAGGGGAACCAGGTTCATGCTCTCCGTATGAGGAAAGCCACTCAGTCGAGGCTCCACCCGCTACGATCACTGGGCTCGAGCCAAATACACCATATTTTTTCGCTATCAGCGCGTACAACGAGGCGGAGAGTCCCTGCTCCATTGAAATCATGATGGTAACACCTCCAGTGAAGTCCTAA
- a CDS encoding hypothetical protein (conserved protein of unknown function) — protein sequence MNYILGISAFYHDSAACLIRDGEIVAAAQEERFTRKKHDPGFPSRAVTYCLSEGGIALGDLRHIVFYDKPLVKFERLLETYLAFAPRGLQSFVAAMPVWLKEKLLLRNLLAKEFLALAPGMKQSELPQLLFGEHHESHAASAFYPSPYEKAVVLCMDGVGEWATTSAWLGEGNTLTPLWEIPFPHSLGLLYSAFTYYTGFKVNSGEYKVMGLAPYGEPKYVKVIYEHLLDLKPDGTFRLNMDYFNYCTGLTMTGGKFNEVFGGPPRTAESKLTQREMDLARSIQEVTEEVMLRVTKTLHRETGVEYLCMAGGVALNCVGNGRILREGPFKGLWIQPAAGDAGGAIGAALTAWYQYEGHPRRTDGTDQMKGSYLGPKHTNADIEQFLKQADAPYEVLDDQVLFDRVAKDLADGKVVGWLQGRMEFGPRSLGGRSILGDARNTKMQSVMNLKIKHRESFRPFAPSVLRERVSDFFELDTDSPYMLLVAPVQEKRRLPLPAEQAGLWGIELLNISRSDIPAVTHLDYSARIQTVHESTNPRYYRLLKAFEAHTGYPVLVNTSFNVRGEPIVCTPEDAYRCFMRTEMDVLVLENCVLYKTRQKALVNDTNWQQEFELD from the coding sequence ATGAATTACATCCTTGGGATTTCAGCCTTTTATCACGACAGTGCAGCCTGTCTGATTCGCGATGGAGAGATCGTTGCCGCGGCTCAGGAAGAACGGTTTACCCGAAAGAAGCATGATCCTGGTTTCCCGTCTCGAGCGGTGACCTACTGTTTGAGCGAGGGAGGAATCGCGCTGGGTGATCTTCGCCATATCGTGTTTTATGATAAACCACTTGTCAAGTTTGAACGCTTACTCGAAACCTACCTGGCGTTTGCCCCTCGAGGGCTGCAGTCATTTGTCGCAGCCATGCCGGTGTGGCTCAAGGAAAAGCTGTTACTCCGTAATCTCCTTGCCAAAGAGTTTCTGGCGTTAGCACCAGGGATGAAGCAGTCGGAGCTGCCGCAGCTGTTGTTTGGAGAACACCATGAGTCCCATGCCGCATCGGCTTTCTATCCATCGCCATACGAGAAAGCGGTCGTCCTCTGCATGGATGGCGTCGGGGAATGGGCGACGACGTCGGCCTGGCTCGGTGAAGGAAACACGCTGACACCGCTCTGGGAAATTCCTTTTCCGCATTCTCTCGGGCTTCTCTATTCAGCCTTCACGTACTACACCGGATTCAAGGTCAATTCCGGGGAGTACAAGGTGATGGGTCTGGCTCCCTATGGTGAACCCAAATATGTCAAGGTGATCTATGAGCATCTGCTCGACCTGAAGCCTGACGGGACGTTCCGTTTGAATATGGACTACTTCAACTACTGTACCGGGTTGACTATGACAGGGGGCAAGTTCAACGAGGTGTTCGGTGGCCCGCCACGTACAGCAGAGAGCAAACTGACGCAACGTGAGATGGATTTGGCGCGTTCCATTCAGGAAGTCACCGAAGAGGTGATGCTCCGTGTCACCAAGACCCTTCACCGTGAGACCGGGGTTGAGTATCTGTGTATGGCTGGCGGTGTGGCGCTCAATTGTGTGGGGAATGGACGGATCCTACGAGAAGGTCCTTTCAAAGGTCTATGGATCCAGCCGGCGGCTGGGGATGCGGGTGGCGCCATTGGTGCGGCTTTGACCGCCTGGTACCAGTATGAGGGGCACCCGAGGCGCACGGATGGTACCGATCAGATGAAGGGAAGTTATTTAGGGCCCAAACATACCAATGCTGACATCGAACAATTCCTCAAGCAGGCCGATGCACCGTATGAAGTGCTTGATGATCAGGTACTGTTCGATCGGGTCGCGAAGGATTTGGCGGATGGGAAAGTAGTGGGATGGCTGCAGGGGCGGATGGAGTTTGGTCCACGCTCGCTCGGTGGTCGAAGCATTCTCGGTGATGCCCGCAATACGAAGATGCAGTCAGTGATGAATCTGAAAATCAAGCACCGTGAGTCGTTTCGGCCGTTCGCGCCCTCCGTTCTACGGGAACGGGTTTCGGACTTTTTTGAATTGGATACGGATAGCCCCTATATGCTGCTTGTTGCACCAGTGCAGGAGAAACGGCGCCTCCCGCTCCCTGCCGAACAAGCCGGTCTGTGGGGGATTGAGTTGCTCAATATCTCCCGGTCGGACATTCCCGCCGTTACCCATCTGGATTATTCCGCGCGTATTCAAACCGTCCATGAATCGACGAACCCTCGATATTATCGGCTGCTCAAAGCCTTCGAAGCGCACACCGGCTATCCCGTGTTGGTGAATACGTCCTTCAACGTTCGAGGAGAGCCGATCGTGTGTACACCAGAAGATGCCTATCGGTGCTTCATGCGGACCGAGATGGATGTCCTTGTGCTTGAGAATTGCGTGCTGTACAAAACTCGGCAAAAGGCGCTGGTTAATGATACGAACTGGCAACAAGAATTCGAATTGGATTAG
- a CDS encoding hypothetical protein (conserved protein of unknown function) — protein sequence MLIDFNASVSNMPKKADFCIVGSGPAGMTLALELEQRGRSVLLLEGGGLEWTPESYELYKGDVIGDYYVGLEYARARQLGGTSGHWGGWSYQLTELAFREKPGFEDAQWPIEKKDLDPFLDKARAVLNITAPPADVLLDREFGIKEFRISYSRVKFGQRYRDQLGSSERITCVTNANLTGLQTDGRSIVSATATNFKGQSARVRAKNFVLAMGGIENSRMLLWFNQQANGQLVDSRAPLGRYWMEHPAYQVGHALVNLRIPKTEYSKPQLLLTFTEEVFKKLGILECSMVLEAMSTSGTMGLLKELICVAPKAGEWAASLAGKNLVCGGRFIIGWEQEPLWSNHVKLSETKRDRFGIPTAEVHWKKSDRDRATMQKAVTHFNEFLMAKNHGRLKLADWVFAKEGYPSSGNDGVSYHHIGGTRMAHTVEKGVVDKNCRVFGQNNLYLAGSSVFPSGGEANPTLSIIQLSLRLADHLLHT from the coding sequence ATGCTCATTGATTTCAATGCATCTGTCAGCAACATGCCCAAGAAGGCTGATTTTTGCATCGTTGGATCAGGGCCTGCAGGAATGACGCTTGCGCTCGAGCTGGAGCAGCGCGGCCGATCGGTCCTGCTCTTGGAAGGCGGTGGGCTTGAGTGGACTCCGGAGTCCTACGAACTCTACAAGGGTGATGTGATAGGCGATTACTATGTCGGACTCGAGTACGCGCGGGCGCGCCAACTTGGAGGGACTAGCGGACATTGGGGTGGGTGGTCCTACCAATTGACGGAGTTGGCATTTAGGGAAAAACCAGGGTTTGAGGATGCTCAGTGGCCGATTGAAAAGAAAGATTTGGACCCGTTCTTGGATAAGGCGCGAGCGGTTCTCAACATTACCGCACCTCCTGCCGATGTTCTTTTGGATAGGGAGTTCGGGATCAAAGAATTTCGGATTTCGTATTCAAGAGTTAAGTTTGGTCAGAGGTATAGAGACCAACTCGGCTCATCGGAACGGATTACTTGTGTGACAAATGCCAACCTGACAGGGTTGCAAACCGATGGTCGGAGTATAGTGTCGGCGACAGCCACCAACTTTAAAGGGCAATCCGCTAGGGTTAGGGCAAAGAATTTCGTCCTGGCGATGGGCGGTATAGAGAATAGCCGCATGCTCTTATGGTTTAACCAGCAAGCAAATGGGCAGCTTGTTGACTCCCGTGCACCGTTGGGTCGGTATTGGATGGAGCATCCTGCGTACCAGGTCGGGCATGCGCTCGTAAATCTCAGAATTCCCAAGACGGAGTATTCCAAGCCTCAGCTCCTGCTTACATTTACCGAGGAAGTCTTCAAGAAACTAGGCATTCTTGAGTGCAGTATGGTCTTGGAAGCAATGAGTACTTCCGGTACGATGGGACTACTGAAAGAGCTGATCTGTGTTGCACCAAAGGCTGGAGAGTGGGCAGCTTCACTTGCGGGAAAGAATCTTGTGTGCGGTGGTCGGTTCATCATTGGGTGGGAGCAGGAGCCACTGTGGAGCAACCATGTAAAACTGTCAGAGACCAAGCGCGACCGGTTTGGAATTCCGACAGCAGAGGTACACTGGAAAAAGAGTGATCGTGATCGTGCGACCATGCAGAAGGCCGTCACGCACTTTAACGAGTTCTTGATGGCGAAAAATCACGGTCGTCTCAAGCTTGCCGATTGGGTCTTTGCCAAGGAAGGATACCCTTCCAGTGGCAACGATGGGGTTAGTTATCATCACATCGGCGGGACCAGAATGGCGCACACCGTGGAAAAGGGCGTTGTGGACAAGAACTGTCGAGTATTCGGGCAGAATAATCTGTATCTCGCCGGATCGTCCGTCTTTCCAAGTGGTGGAGAAGCGAATCCGACCCTTTCAATCATTCAGCTCTCACTGCGATTGGCGGATCACTTGTTGCACACATGA
- a CDS encoding putative Succinoglycan biosynthesis protein ExoA, whose product MISTPSPHVSIIIPCRNEAKGIRSCLESVVKSDYPKHQLELLVVDGQSEDGTRDIIAEFSGQYSWIKLLDNTRRMTPAALNIGIQSAKGKILIRMDAHTVYPAEYVPKLVEWLERSGADNVGGVCVTRPANNSAKAHAIAVGLSHPWGVGNSHFRIGVTAPKWVDHVPFGCYRREVFDQIGLFDERLIRNQDDELNHRLIKHGGRILLVPEIVSYYTARDSLKKLWVMYYQYGYYKPLAVRMLGTVVTMRQLVPAAFVGYVAATAVLALWSHLMALFCAIGLSAYFTIDLIIGVNVALKHGVRCGLWSALVFPILHVSYGIGYLKGIQDFLILRKQETSDPFATQLSR is encoded by the coding sequence GTGATTAGTACCCCCTCACCGCATGTGTCGATTATCATACCTTGCAGAAATGAGGCCAAAGGTATTCGTTCCTGTCTGGAGTCTGTCGTCAAGAGCGATTATCCGAAACATCAACTCGAATTACTCGTTGTCGATGGTCAGAGTGAAGACGGGACAAGAGACATCATTGCTGAGTTTAGTGGGCAATACTCGTGGATCAAACTTTTAGACAATACTCGGAGAATGACTCCGGCAGCACTGAACATTGGAATACAGTCTGCGAAGGGGAAAATCTTGATACGGATGGATGCCCATACAGTGTATCCTGCCGAATATGTTCCCAAATTGGTGGAGTGGCTAGAGCGAAGTGGCGCTGATAATGTAGGGGGGGTATGTGTCACGCGACCTGCCAACAACAGTGCGAAGGCGCATGCGATAGCTGTTGGTCTTTCTCATCCGTGGGGGGTGGGAAATTCGCATTTTAGAATAGGAGTAACAGCACCCAAATGGGTAGACCATGTTCCGTTTGGATGCTATCGAAGAGAAGTATTCGACCAGATAGGGCTATTCGATGAGCGGCTTATTCGCAATCAAGATGACGAGCTTAATCATCGATTGATCAAGCACGGAGGCCGGATCCTGCTCGTGCCGGAAATCGTGTCCTACTATACTGCCAGGGATTCTCTCAAGAAACTTTGGGTTATGTACTACCAATATGGCTACTACAAGCCGCTAGCGGTGCGCATGCTCGGGACCGTCGTGACTATGCGACAGCTGGTGCCAGCAGCCTTTGTTGGCTATGTAGCTGCCACAGCTGTGCTTGCTCTCTGGTCGCATCTCATGGCACTGTTCTGTGCAATCGGCCTCAGCGCGTATTTTACGATCGATCTCATTATTGGTGTTAACGTTGCTTTGAAGCACGGAGTACGTTGTGGGCTGTGGTCGGCACTTGTTTTCCCGATTCTGCACGTAAGTTATGGAATAGGATATCTGAAAGGAATTCAGGATTTCCTCATTCTGAGAAAGCAAGAAACGTCTGATCCATTTGCGACTCAGCTGTCCCGATAA